From a single Sphingosinicellaceae bacterium genomic region:
- the rpmD gene encoding 50S ribosomal protein L30 → MANTVKITQTGSPIRRRPDQEATLIGLGLNKMHRSRELEDTPSVRGMIRKVRHLLSVEGE, encoded by the coding sequence ATGGCCAACACCGTCAAGATCACCCAGACCGGCTCGCCGATCCGCCGTCGCCCCGACCAGGAAGCGACGCTGATTGGTCTCGGCCTCAACAAGATGCACCGCTCGCGGGAGCTGGAGGACACCCCTTCGGTCCGCGGGATGATCCGCAAGGTCCGGCATCTGCTGAGCGTCGAGGGCGAGTAA
- a CDS encoding adenylate kinase: MILVLLGPPGAGKGTQAERLTANRGLVQLSTGDMLRAAIKSGSELGKRAQSVMDAGELVSDDIVNGLIAERLDVPSDHPGFILDGYPRTQAQAEALDAMLAAKGLKLDHVIELEVDEDALVDRITGRFTCVKCGALYHDRTKQPKVEGVCDVCGSHEFKRRPDDNAEVVRTRMAEYRAKTAPILPYYEAKGLVSRVDGMASMDVVAKAIDEVLGNAPVRGTNS, encoded by the coding sequence ATCATACTTGTCCTGCTCGGACCGCCAGGGGCGGGCAAGGGCACCCAGGCCGAACGCCTCACGGCTAACCGAGGCTTGGTCCAGCTGTCGACCGGTGACATGCTGCGCGCCGCGATCAAGTCGGGCTCCGAGCTCGGCAAGCGCGCCCAATCGGTCATGGACGCCGGAGAACTGGTCTCCGACGACATCGTCAACGGTCTGATTGCCGAGCGCCTCGACGTGCCGTCGGACCATCCGGGGTTCATTCTCGACGGCTACCCGCGAACCCAGGCCCAGGCCGAGGCGCTCGACGCGATGCTCGCCGCCAAGGGGTTGAAGCTCGACCACGTCATCGAGCTCGAGGTCGACGAGGACGCGCTGGTCGACCGCATCACCGGACGCTTCACCTGCGTGAAGTGCGGCGCGCTCTACCATGACCGCACCAAGCAGCCGAAGGTCGAGGGGGTCTGCGACGTCTGTGGCAGCCACGAGTTCAAGCGCCGCCCCGACGACAACGCCGAGGTCGTCCGCACCCGGATGGCCGAGTACCGCGCCAAGACCGCGCCGATCCTGCCGTATTACGAAGCCAAAGGCTTGGTTTCGCGGGTGGACGGCATGGCGAGCATGGACGTGGTGGCAAAGGCCATCGACGAGGTGCTCGGAAACGCACCGGTCCGCGGAACAAATTCGTAA
- a CDS encoding NAD(P)H-dependent oxidoreductase has product MASILVLYGSYRSDRTGIRLADYLVRRLGERSHAVELIDAKAVGLPMLDRMFKEYAPGTAPPAMADLAAKIRAADAFVFVAGEYNWGIQPGLKNLTDHFLEEWFWRPAAITSYSAGRLGGARANSMWHPVLTEMGMVVVPSTLTVGPITGALDAHGQPTGDAGKALEGSFGRFAADLEWWTEAGKAQRAKGPPPY; this is encoded by the coding sequence ATGGCATCCATCCTCGTCCTTTACGGCTCCTACCGCTCCGACCGGACCGGCATCCGCCTCGCCGATTACCTGGTCCGCCGGCTTGGCGAACGCAGCCACGCGGTCGAGTTGATCGACGCCAAGGCGGTCGGCCTGCCGATGCTCGACCGCATGTTCAAGGAGTACGCGCCCGGCACCGCACCGCCCGCGATGGCAGACCTCGCCGCCAAGATCCGCGCTGCCGACGCCTTCGTGTTCGTCGCCGGCGAGTACAACTGGGGTATCCAGCCGGGCCTCAAGAACCTCACCGACCATTTCCTCGAGGAGTGGTTCTGGCGGCCCGCCGCGATCACCAGTTACTCCGCCGGACGGCTCGGCGGCGCGCGCGCGAACTCGATGTGGCACCCGGTGCTGACCGAGATGGGCATGGTCGTGGTCCCCAGCACGCTGACCGTCGGCCCGATCACCGGCGCGCTCGACGCGCACGGCCAGCCAACCGGCGATGCGGGCAAGGCGCTTGAGGGCAGCTTCGGGCGGTTCGCCGCCGACCTCGAATGGTGGACTGAGGCGGGCAAGGCCCAGCGCGCCAAGGGGCCACCGCCTTATTGA
- the rpsM gene encoding 30S ribosomal protein S13, whose amino-acid sequence MARIAGVNIPTNKRVEIALTYIHGIGRTKALGIVTDLGFPRERRVQDLTDAEVLQIREKIDKEFSVEGDLRRQTAMNIKRLMDLACYRGLRHRRGLPVRGQRTHTNARTRKGKAKPIAGKKK is encoded by the coding sequence GTGGCACGTATCGCGGGTGTTAACATCCCGACCAACAAGCGCGTCGAGATCGCGCTGACTTATATCCACGGCATTGGCCGGACCAAGGCTCTCGGTATCGTCACCGACCTCGGTTTCCCGCGCGAGCGTCGGGTCCAGGACCTGACCGACGCCGAGGTGCTGCAGATCCGCGAGAAGATCGACAAGGAGTTCTCGGTCGAGGGCGACCTGCGTCGCCAGACCGCGATGAACATCAAGCGCCTGATGGACCTCGCCTGCTACCGTGGCCTGCGTCACCGTCGCGGCCTGCCGGTTCGCGGCCAGCGCACCCACACCAATGCCCGCACCCGCAAGGGTAAGGCCAAGCCGATCGCCGGCAAGAAGAAGTAA
- the rpsH gene encoding 30S ribosomal protein S8: MSMTDPLGDMLTRIRNGQQARKDSVLTPGSKLRARVLDVLQREGYIRGYSDADMGPAAGIRIDLKYFEGQPAIQHVARVSKPGRRVYSGATEIPRVRNGLGIMIVSTPKGVLSDAEAREQNVGGEVLCQVF, encoded by the coding sequence ATGTCGATGACCGATCCCCTGGGTGACATGCTCACCCGCATCCGCAATGGCCAGCAGGCGCGCAAGGACTCGGTCCTGACGCCGGGCTCGAAGCTCCGCGCCCGCGTGTTGGACGTGCTCCAGCGCGAAGGCTATATCCGCGGCTACAGCGATGCCGACATGGGTCCCGCCGCGGGCATCCGTATCGACCTCAAGTATTTCGAGGGCCAGCCGGCGATCCAGCACGTCGCCCGCGTCTCGAAGCCCGGCCGCCGGGTTTACTCGGGCGCCACCGAAATCCCCCGCGTCCGCAACGGGCTCGGGATCATGATCGTCTCGACGCCCAAGGGTGTTCTGTCCGACGCGGAAGCGCGCGAGCAGAATGTCGGCGGCGAAGTCCTCTGCCAGGTATTCTGA
- the rplO gene encoding 50S ribosomal protein L15 codes for MKLNDLRDNPGARKSRVRVGRGIGSGVGKTAGRGQKGQKSRSGVSIAGFEGGQMPLHMRLPKRGFNNVFRVEYAEVNLGTLQTAVDAGKINADTVLDGAALVAAGVISHAREGVRLLGKGVLTTPLKLKLAGASAGAKAALEAAGGSLELPAPKAAPRSRDEQKVDRATAREAKGRAERKPLAGPKAIAAARAAKAAAKGK; via the coding sequence ATGAAACTGAACGACCTTCGAGATAATCCCGGCGCCCGCAAGTCGCGCGTCCGTGTCGGCCGCGGCATTGGTTCGGGCGTCGGCAAGACCGCCGGCCGCGGCCAGAAGGGCCAGAAGAGCCGTTCGGGTGTCAGCATCGCCGGCTTCGAAGGCGGCCAGATGCCGCTCCACATGCGGCTGCCGAAGCGTGGCTTCAACAACGTCTTCCGCGTCGAGTATGCCGAGGTCAACCTGGGCACGCTGCAGACCGCAGTCGATGCCGGCAAGATCAACGCCGACACCGTTCTCGACGGCGCCGCGCTGGTCGCCGCCGGTGTCATCAGCCACGCCCGTGAAGGCGTCCGCCTGCTCGGCAAGGGCGTCCTGACCACCCCGCTCAAGCTGAAGCTCGCCGGTGCCAGCGCCGGTGCCAAGGCGGCTCTCGAAGCCGCCGGTGGTAGCCTCGAACTGCCGGCTCCGAAGGCCGCACCACGCAGCCGCGACGAGCAGAAGGTCGACCGTGCCACGGCACGCGAAGCCAAGGGCCGGGCGGAGCGCAAGCCGCTCGCCGGACCCAAGGCGATCGCTGCCGCCCGGGCTGCCAAAGCTGCTGCCAAGGGCAAGTAA
- the rpsE gene encoding 30S ribosomal protein S5 — protein sequence MAETAGAGPNAGRRNGPGGGGPGGPGGGRGRGGNDRGGRGRNDSRGGSSDGGEELVEKLVHINRVSKTVKGGKRFGFAALVVVGDAKGRVGFGHGKAREVPEAISKATAAAKKAMIRVPLRDGRTLHHDGYGHFGAGKVYVRSAAQGTGIIAGGPMRAVFESLGVSDVVTKSVGTSNPYNMIRATFAALGLQTSPKSVAQRRGKKIADLMARRGDAGSRTVEADAEAVA from the coding sequence ATGGCTGAGACAGCAGGCGCAGGCCCCAACGCAGGGCGTCGCAACGGTCCCGGCGGCGGTGGCCCCGGTGGTCCCGGCGGCGGTCGTGGTCGTGGCGGCAACGATCGTGGCGGCCGTGGTCGCAACGACAGCCGCGGCGGTTCGAGCGATGGTGGCGAGGAGCTCGTCGAAAAGCTCGTGCACATCAACCGTGTCTCGAAGACGGTAAAGGGCGGCAAGCGCTTCGGCTTTGCAGCGCTCGTCGTCGTCGGCGATGCCAAGGGCCGGGTCGGTTTCGGCCACGGCAAGGCGCGCGAAGTTCCGGAGGCGATCTCCAAGGCGACCGCCGCCGCCAAGAAGGCGATGATCCGCGTGCCGCTGCGTGACGGCCGCACCCTCCACCACGACGGCTACGGCCACTTCGGTGCAGGCAAGGTCTATGTCCGCTCGGCTGCCCAGGGTACCGGCATCATCGCCGGCGGCCCGATGCGCGCCGTGTTCGAGAGCCTCGGCGTCTCGGACGTGGTGACCAAGTCGGTCGGCACCAGCAACCCGTACAACATGATCCGCGCCACGTTTGCGGCACTCGGCCTGCAGACGTCGCCGAAGTCGGTGGCGCAGCGTCGCGGCAAGAAGATCGCCGACCTGATGGCACGCCGTGGCGACGCCGGTTCGCGGACCGTCGAAGCCGACGCCGAAGCGGTCGCCTGA
- a CDS encoding OmpA family protein, whose protein sequence is MSSPITTVRTVAAVAATSLLLVACTSAPAPQPVSAPVVRGANVSAAMLGPVLNTRRVRVQATSAASIGPVPSGGVVAYMDRQERDLRARTADTGVEVVRQGQNIDLRMTSGITFDFNASTVKAQFRTTMIAIAQTLAAYPSTFVDVAGFTDSLGTDPVNQALSDQRAAAVADNLARLGVNRARIATKGYGKAQPIASNADEAGRARNRRVEIHISPIVEDDVRGRY, encoded by the coding sequence ATGAGCTCGCCGATCACGACCGTGCGTACCGTCGCCGCTGTCGCCGCCACCAGCCTGCTGCTTGTCGCCTGCACCAGTGCGCCCGCCCCCCAGCCCGTCAGCGCGCCCGTCGTGCGCGGCGCGAACGTGTCGGCGGCGATGCTCGGCCCGGTCCTCAACACCCGCCGGGTCCGCGTCCAGGCGACCAGCGCGGCGAGCATCGGCCCGGTGCCGAGCGGCGGCGTGGTCGCCTACATGGACCGGCAGGAGCGCGACCTCCGCGCGCGTACTGCGGACACCGGGGTCGAAGTCGTGCGCCAGGGTCAGAATATCGACCTGCGCATGACCAGCGGGATCACCTTCGATTTCAACGCCAGCACCGTCAAGGCGCAGTTCCGCACCACCATGATTGCCATCGCCCAGACGCTGGCGGCCTATCCGTCGACATTCGTCGATGTCGCGGGCTTCACCGATTCGCTCGGCACCGACCCGGTCAACCAGGCGCTGTCCGACCAGCGCGCCGCCGCGGTCGCCGACAATCTGGCGCGCCTCGGCGTCAACCGCGCTCGCATCGCCACCAAGGGCTACGGCAAGGCGCAACCGATCGCCTCGAACGCCGACGAGGCCGGACGGGCCCGCAACCGCCGGGTCGAAATCCACATCTCGCCGATCGTCGAAGACGACGTCCGCGGGCGCTACTGA
- the guaA gene encoding glutamine-hydrolyzing GMP synthase gives MSAHPEAILILDFGSQVSQLIARRVREAGVYCELVPFSKGEEALERLQPRGVILSGSPASTTEIGSPRAPQALFDSNVPVLGICYGEQTMAAQLGGSVLPSSHREFGRAFIDIAADCMLFDGLWKAGERHQVWMSHGDRIDAIPAGFRVVATTEGAPFAAIADDEHRRYGVQFHPEVVHTPDGAKLLANFVRHVAGCTATWSMDAYRAAKVADIRAQVGDGKVICGLSGGVDSAVAAVLIHEAIGDQLTCVFVDHGLMRAQEAEQVVGLFREHYHIPLVHVDAADLFLSGLAGVTDPEAKRKFIGKTFIEVFEAEAKKIGGPEGSVGFLAQGTLYPDVIESVSYTGGPSVTIKSHHNVGGLPERMNMQLVEPLRELFKDEVRVLGRELGLPPAFVGRHPFPGPGLAIRIPGEVTRERCDTLRKADVIYLDEIRKAGLYDAIWQAFAVLLPVRTVGVMGDGRTYDNVCALRAVTSVDGMTADIYPFDPSFLSACATRIVNEVPGINRVVYDYTSKPPGTIEWE, from the coding sequence ATGTCCGCACACCCCGAAGCCATCCTGATCCTCGACTTCGGCAGTCAGGTTTCGCAGTTGATTGCCCGCCGCGTCCGTGAGGCCGGTGTCTATTGCGAGCTGGTGCCGTTCTCCAAGGGAGAGGAAGCGCTTGAGCGCCTGCAGCCTCGTGGCGTCATCCTGTCCGGCAGCCCGGCCTCGACCACCGAGATCGGCAGCCCGCGCGCCCCGCAGGCGTTGTTCGACAGCAACGTGCCCGTGCTCGGCATCTGCTACGGCGAGCAGACCATGGCGGCGCAGCTCGGCGGCTCGGTGCTGCCGTCCAGCCACCGCGAGTTCGGCCGCGCCTTCATCGACATCGCCGCCGACTGCATGCTGTTCGACGGGCTGTGGAAGGCGGGCGAGCGCCACCAGGTCTGGATGAGCCACGGCGACCGCATCGACGCCATCCCGGCCGGCTTTCGCGTCGTCGCGACCACCGAAGGTGCGCCGTTCGCAGCCATCGCCGACGACGAACACCGCCGCTACGGGGTCCAGTTCCACCCCGAGGTCGTCCACACGCCCGACGGTGCCAAGCTGCTCGCCAATTTCGTTCGCCATGTTGCCGGGTGCACCGCGACGTGGAGCATGGACGCCTACCGCGCCGCCAAGGTCGCCGACATCCGCGCCCAGGTCGGCGACGGCAAGGTCATCTGCGGGCTGTCGGGCGGCGTCGACTCAGCGGTTGCGGCGGTCCTCATTCACGAGGCGATCGGCGACCAGCTGACCTGCGTCTTCGTCGACCACGGCTTGATGCGCGCGCAGGAGGCCGAGCAGGTCGTCGGACTGTTCCGCGAGCACTACCACATCCCGCTTGTCCACGTGGACGCCGCCGACCTGTTCCTTTCGGGCCTGGCGGGTGTCACCGACCCTGAGGCGAAGCGCAAGTTCATCGGCAAGACTTTCATCGAGGTGTTCGAAGCCGAGGCGAAGAAGATCGGCGGCCCGGAAGGCAGTGTTGGGTTCCTGGCGCAGGGCACGCTCTACCCCGATGTCATCGAGAGCGTTAGCTACACCGGCGGGCCCTCGGTCACGATCAAGAGCCACCACAATGTCGGCGGGCTGCCCGAGCGCATGAACATGCAGCTCGTCGAGCCCTTACGCGAACTGTTCAAGGATGAGGTCCGGGTCCTCGGCCGCGAGCTCGGCCTGCCGCCGGCGTTCGTCGGACGCCACCCGTTCCCCGGCCCCGGCCTCGCCATCCGCATCCCCGGCGAGGTCACTAGGGAGCGCTGCGACACGTTGCGGAAAGCGGACGTCATCTATCTCGACGAGATCCGCAAGGCCGGGCTGTACGACGCGATCTGGCAGGCGTTCGCGGTCCTGCTGCCGGTTCGCACCGTCGGCGTGATGGGCGACGGCCGCACCTACGACAACGTCTGCGCGCTCAGGGCAGTGACCTCGGTCGACGGCATGACCGCCGACATCTACCCCTTCGACCCGAGCTTCCTCAGCGCCTGCGCGACCCGCATCGTCAACGAGGTCCCCGGCATCAACCGGGTGGTGTACGACTATACGTCGAAGCCGCCGGGGACGATCGAGTGGGAATGA
- the rplF gene encoding 50S ribosomal protein L6 — MSRIGKKPVPMPAGVTASIESGQLSVKGPKGMLAMKMVDEISYVLGDDGITVAPANETKRARAFWGMHRTLVSNLVVGVSDGFTKVLEITGVGYRASVQGKNLKLQLGYSHDVDYPIPEGIAIKTPDQTTIEISGADRQVVGQVAAEIRRWRKPEPYKGKGIKYRGEIIFRKEGKKK; from the coding sequence ATGTCGCGCATCGGAAAGAAGCCGGTCCCCATGCCGGCAGGCGTCACCGCCTCCATCGAGAGCGGCCAGCTCAGCGTGAAGGGTCCCAAGGGGATGCTCGCGATGAAGATGGTCGACGAGATCTCGTATGTCCTCGGCGACGACGGCATCACTGTCGCTCCCGCGAACGAGACGAAGCGGGCGCGCGCCTTCTGGGGCATGCACCGCACGCTGGTGTCGAACCTCGTGGTCGGCGTCTCGGACGGCTTCACCAAGGTCCTCGAGATCACCGGCGTCGGCTACCGCGCGTCGGTGCAGGGCAAGAACCTGAAGCTGCAACTCGGCTATAGCCACGACGTCGACTATCCGATCCCCGAGGGTATCGCGATCAAGACGCCCGACCAGACGACGATCGAGATCAGCGGTGCAGACCGCCAGGTCGTCGGCCAGGTCGCTGCCGAAATCCGCCGCTGGCGGAAGCCGGAGCCCTACAAGGGCAAGGGCATCAAGTACCGCGGCGAAATCATCTTCCGCAAGGAAGGGAAGAAGAAGTAA
- the rplQ gene encoding 50S ribosomal protein L17, whose protein sequence is MRHGNSNRKLGRTTSHRLAMFRNMAASLIKHEQIKTTLPKAREIRPYVEKLITLAKHGGLSNRRLADARLKDDVQLVKLFDILAERYATREGGYIRIVKAGLRRSDATPMAIVEFVDRDTSAKGQDSGPVEEFDEAA, encoded by the coding sequence ATGCGTCACGGCAATTCGAACCGGAAGCTCGGCCGGACCACGAGCCATCGCCTTGCGATGTTCCGCAACATGGCCGCCAGCCTGATCAAGCACGAGCAGATCAAGACGACGCTCCCGAAGGCGCGCGAAATCCGCCCGTACGTCGAGAAGCTGATCACGCTCGCCAAGCATGGCGGTCTGTCGAACCGCCGCCTCGCCGACGCCCGCCTCAAGGACGATGTCCAGCTGGTCAAGCTGTTCGACATCCTGGCCGAGCGCTACGCCACCCGTGAGGGCGGCTACATCCGCATCGTCAAGGCCGGCCTGCGCCGCTCCGATGCGACCCCGATGGCAATCGTTGAGTTCGTCGACCGCGACACCAGCGCCAAGGGCCAGGATTCGGGCCCGGTCGAAGAGTTCGACGAAGCCGCTTGA
- the secY gene encoding preprotein translocase subunit SecY, which produces MASQAQMAAQLSFANFGKATELKKRLWFTLGALIVFRLVSFVPLPGVDPAALASLFDTTKGGALDYFNMFSGGALQRMSLIALGVTPYITASIIIQLMTSLVPSLATLKKEGESGRKRLNQYTRYGTVLLTAIQGYGIAAGLESWGGGTAVIDPGWFFRITTVITLIGGTMFLMWLGEQITSRGIGNGISLIIMAGIVSHLPMSIGQLFEQARTGAINGGFLVLIGIIALATIAFICLMERAQRRILIQYPKRQVGSKMFQGDSSHLPLKINTSGVIPPIFASSLLLMPLTVAQFAGRTGTGPDWLLTVTAALQHGQPLYMLLYAAGIIFFSFFYTAVVFNPEETAENLKKYGGFIPGIRPGVRTSEYLDYVLTRVTVIGAAYLTLICLLPEFLTAQMGLGTLAIGGTSLLIVVNVTMDTVAQIQSHLLAHQYEGLIKKSKLRGNRR; this is translated from the coding sequence ATGGCGTCACAAGCGCAAATGGCCGCGCAGCTCAGCTTCGCGAACTTCGGCAAGGCTACCGAACTCAAGAAGCGCCTGTGGTTCACCCTCGGCGCGCTGATCGTCTTCCGGCTGGTGTCGTTCGTACCGCTGCCCGGCGTCGATCCCGCTGCGCTGGCGTCGCTGTTCGACACCACCAAGGGCGGCGCCCTCGACTATTTCAACATGTTCTCGGGCGGCGCGCTGCAGCGCATGTCGTTGATCGCGCTTGGCGTGACCCCGTACATCACGGCCTCGATCATCATCCAGCTGATGACCTCGCTGGTCCCCAGCCTCGCCACCCTGAAGAAGGAAGGCGAAAGCGGCCGCAAGCGCCTCAACCAGTACACCCGCTACGGCACCGTGCTGCTCACCGCGATCCAGGGCTACGGCATCGCCGCCGGCCTCGAGAGCTGGGGCGGCGGCACCGCCGTCATCGACCCGGGCTGGTTCTTCCGCATCACCACCGTCATCACGCTGATCGGCGGCACCATGTTCCTGATGTGGCTCGGCGAGCAGATCACCAGCCGCGGCATCGGTAATGGCATTTCGCTGATCATCATGGCCGGCATCGTCTCGCATTTGCCGATGTCGATCGGCCAGCTGTTCGAGCAGGCACGGACCGGCGCGATCAACGGCGGCTTCCTGGTGCTGATCGGCATCATCGCGCTCGCCACCATCGCCTTCATCTGCCTGATGGAGCGGGCCCAGCGGCGGATCCTTATCCAGTATCCAAAGCGCCAGGTGGGATCGAAGATGTTCCAGGGCGACAGCTCGCACCTGCCGCTGAAGATTAATACATCGGGCGTCATCCCGCCGATCTTCGCGTCGTCGCTGCTGCTGATGCCGCTGACCGTGGCGCAGTTCGCCGGGCGTACCGGCACCGGCCCCGACTGGCTGCTGACCGTCACCGCCGCGCTCCAGCACGGCCAGCCGCTGTACATGCTGCTGTACGCGGCGGGCATCATCTTCTTCAGCTTCTTCTACACCGCGGTGGTCTTCAACCCCGAGGAGACGGCTGAGAACCTCAAGAAGTACGGCGGCTTCATTCCCGGCATCCGGCCGGGCGTGCGCACCAGCGAGTACCTCGACTACGTCCTTACCCGCGTGACCGTCATCGGCGCCGCCTATTTGACCCTGATCTGCCTGCTGCCGGAATTCCTGACCGCGCAGATGGGTCTCGGCACGCTCGCGATCGGCGGCACCAGCCTGCTGATCGTCGTCAACGTCACGATGGATACCGTTGCACAGATCCAGTCGCACCTGCTCGCACACCAGTACGAAGGGCTCATCAAGAAGTCCAAGCTCAGGGGAAATCGCCGTTGA
- a CDS encoding DNA-directed RNA polymerase subunit alpha has translation MAVIAKNWTELKKPNRLESKPGVDSRRKGVFVAEPLERGFGLTLGNALRRVLLSSLQGAAVTAIKMDGVLHEFSSLAGVREDVTDIVLNIKQIAVRMQGDQAKRVHLSATGPGPVTAGQIAVTGDMEIMNPELVICTLDEGATLNMELTIEAGKGYVPASANRPADAPIGLVPVDALYSPVRQVAYKVENTRVGQELDYDKLNITVETDGTLTPDDALAYAARILQDQLQLFVNFDEPSQVTQVSHAVHTGGPIEIDDTATLNRFLLKKVDELELSVRSANCLKNDNIIYIGDLVQKTESEMLRTPNFGRKSLNEIKEVLTAMGLRLGMEIPGWPPENIEEMAKKLEAEY, from the coding sequence ATGGCAGTCATTGCAAAGAACTGGACCGAACTTAAGAAGCCGAATCGGCTTGAGAGCAAGCCCGGCGTCGACAGCCGCCGCAAGGGCGTCTTCGTTGCCGAGCCGCTCGAGCGTGGCTTCGGCCTGACGCTGGGCAACGCGCTGCGCCGCGTCCTGCTGTCGTCGCTCCAGGGGGCCGCGGTCACCGCGATCAAGATGGACGGCGTGCTGCACGAGTTCTCGTCGCTCGCCGGCGTTCGCGAGGATGTGACCGACATCGTCCTCAACATCAAGCAGATCGCAGTGCGCATGCAGGGCGATCAGGCCAAGCGTGTGCATCTGTCGGCGACCGGACCGGGCCCCGTCACGGCCGGCCAGATCGCCGTCACCGGCGACATGGAGATCATGAACCCGGAGCTGGTTATCTGCACCCTCGACGAGGGCGCCACGCTCAACATGGAGCTGACCATCGAGGCCGGTAAGGGCTATGTCCCGGCGTCGGCCAACCGCCCGGCCGATGCGCCGATCGGGCTGGTTCCTGTCGATGCCCTGTACTCGCCAGTGCGCCAGGTCGCGTACAAGGTCGAGAACACCCGCGTCGGGCAGGAGCTCGATTACGACAAGCTCAACATCACCGTCGAGACCGACGGCACGCTGACCCCGGACGATGCGCTCGCCTATGCCGCGCGAATCCTGCAGGACCAGCTCCAGCTGTTCGTCAACTTCGACGAGCCGTCGCAGGTCACGCAGGTCAGCCACGCCGTCCACACCGGCGGCCCGATCGAGATCGACGACACCGCGACGCTCAACCGCTTCCTGCTCAAGAAGGTCGACGAGCTCGAGCTGTCGGTGCGTTCGGCGAACTGCCTCAAGAACGACAACATCATCTACATCGGCGACCTCGTTCAGAAGACCGAGAGCGAGATGCTGCGGACCCCGAACTTTGGCCGCAAGTCGCTCAATGAGATCAAGGAAGTGCTGACCGCGATGGGGCTGCGACTGGGTATGGAAATCCCCGGCTGGCCGCCCGAGAACATCGAGGAGATGGCGAAGAAGCTCGAAGCCGAATACTAA
- the rpsK gene encoding 30S ribosomal protein S11, giving the protein MAREPARIKRRERKNITSGVAHVNASFNNTMITITDAQGNAIAWSSAGTMGFKGSRKSTPYAAQMAAEDAGKKAAEHGVRTLEVEVRGPGSGRESALRALQAVGFNITAIRDVTPIPHNGVRPPKRRRV; this is encoded by the coding sequence ATGGCCCGTGAACCAGCCCGCATCAAGCGCCGCGAGCGCAAGAACATCACCTCTGGCGTTGCGCATGTGAACGCCAGCTTCAACAATACGATGATCACCATCACCGACGCGCAGGGCAATGCGATTGCCTGGTCGTCGGCCGGCACGATGGGCTTCAAGGGGTCGCGCAAGTCGACGCCCTACGCCGCCCAGATGGCCGCCGAAGACGCCGGCAAGAAGGCCGCCGAGCACGGCGTGCGGACCCTCGAGGTCGAGGTTCGCGGTCCGGGTTCGGGTCGCGAGAGCGCGCTGCGTGCCCTGCAGGCGGTCGGCTTCAACATCACCGCGATCCGCGACGTGACGCCGATCCCGCACAACGGCGTTCGGCCTCCGAAGCGCCGCCGCGTCTGA
- the rplR gene encoding 50S ribosomal protein L18: MGKNLSLFEQRRRRVRTSLRAKAGARPRLSIHRTSQHMYAQIIDDSLGTTVAAASTLEKDVRETTGATCGSAADVGKRLAERAKAAGVTSVVFDRGGFLFHGRVKALAEGAREGGLEF; the protein is encoded by the coding sequence ATGGGCAAGAACCTCTCCCTGTTCGAGCAGCGGCGTCGCCGGGTGCGGACCTCGCTCCGTGCCAAGGCCGGCGCGCGTCCCCGCCTGTCGATCCACCGCACCTCGCAGCACATGTACGCGCAGATCATCGACGACAGCCTCGGCACCACCGTCGCTGCCGCCTCGACGCTCGAGAAGGATGTCCGCGAGACGACCGGCGCGACCTGCGGATCAGCGGCGGACGTCGGCAAGCGGCTGGCTGAGCGCGCCAAGGCGGCGGGCGTCACCAGCGTCGTTTTCGACCGCGGCGGTTTTCTGTTTCACGGCCGCGTCAAGGCGCTCGCCGAGGGAGCCCGCGAAGGCGGGTTGGAGTTTTAA
- a CDS encoding thioesterase family protein, producing MPAPFRPRDAYPVFRSVATRWMDNDAYGHVNNVVHYSLFDTAVNAYLVEAGLLDITGGVLIGLVVETGCRYARPVSFPEVVELGLRVAMLGRSSVRYEVGLFTAGVAEAAAEGFFVHVYVDRAHRRPTSLPENWRAGLQRLAA from the coding sequence ATGCCGGCGCCGTTCCGGCCGAGAGACGCCTACCCGGTGTTTCGCTCGGTCGCGACGCGGTGGATGGACAACGACGCCTACGGGCACGTCAACAACGTCGTTCACTACAGCCTGTTCGACACCGCGGTGAACGCCTATCTCGTCGAGGCCGGGCTGCTCGACATTACGGGTGGGGTGCTGATCGGCCTCGTCGTCGAGACCGGCTGCCGCTACGCCCGCCCGGTGTCCTTTCCTGAGGTCGTCGAGCTCGGGTTGCGCGTCGCGATGCTCGGCCGATCGAGCGTCCGTTACGAAGTCGGGCTGTTCACGGCCGGCGTCGCAGAGGCCGCCGCGGAGGGCTTCTTCGTCCACGTCTACGTCGACCGCGCGCATCGCCGGCCCACGTCACTCCCCGAGAACTGGCGCGCCGGACTCCAGCGGCTCGCCGCCTGA